The following proteins are encoded in a genomic region of [Eubacterium] hominis:
- a CDS encoding DUF4259 domain-containing protein, whose translation MGAWNYGVFDDDTAYDALEDLMASKDLLKDMGQYLDDVITSEYVEYDDGQYAIVSAAIMDTILNGTEQRCDDDTYIRWMESIKNLEVHPLKQKAVKALEAVLSDHSELKELWEDNEELYSSWREDKLSIIKRLQA comes from the coding sequence ATGGGCGCATGGAATTATGGAGTTTTTGATGATGATACAGCTTATGATGCTTTAGAAGATTTAATGGCATCCAAAGATTTGTTGAAAGATATGGGACAGTATCTTGATGATGTAATCACAAGTGAATATGTAGAGTATGATGATGGACAATATGCGATTGTTTCTGCCGCAATCATGGATACCATTTTAAATGGTACAGAACAGCGTTGTGATGATGATACATACATTCGCTGGATGGAATCTATCAAAAATCTTGAAGTTCACCCTTTGAAACAGAAAGCTGTAAAAGCTTTAGAAGCCGTTTTATCGGACCATAGTGAATTAAAAGAATTATGGGAAGATAATGAAGAATTATATTCTTCATGGAGGGAAGATAAACTTTCCATCATAAAAAGACTTCAGGCATAA
- a CDS encoding diguanylate cyclase, which translates to MQKKLLPVTLTLALILSVLVALFSIKNVQGNARVVNYAGVVRGASQMLVKQELSGMQDDALIKRLDKLILGLQKGDDENDLICLDDKDFQQQLLVVDELWKQIKAEINLVRKGEDKQQLFTLSEQFFTETNAAVNAAEVYTERTVRRAMHGLIILISICLFIAALIAIYTSKVTKQKMEVEKAEEENRKKREYLSMMADQLQAPLNEISELLYVSDIETYELLFLNQAGQETFHANDFYGKKCYEVLQGRTSPCPFCTNPLLKENEIYSWEIDNPITNKHYMLKDRKILWDERIARLEIAFDMTKLENEKNELQRTLEAQQIIVECIHILYDIHDINQSINIVLEKIGNYLCADRVYLVSLKGELVNKDWEWCKSGVGSILDLKDLPFAVIERWLRSFKERNYMILNNIEELKENSKEEYELLKTNNIYRLVSSPLKSNGQIAGIIGVDNPPIEKIQNIASLLETLCYFISLSIKRNQAEEELSRLSYHDTLTSFYNRNRYIEDIEQFKHQQITMGLVFLDINGLKDINDMYGHAKGDEIIIQAAAYMKEVFVKARIYRIGGDEFVIIYRNIEEAIFYQKIKEMREKIQENDMLQIALGAIWFKEPAQLDKMIAAADAAMYKDKREYYDHHKSSKRYRHYEENK; encoded by the coding sequence ATGCAGAAGAAATTATTACCTGTGACGCTGACGCTGGCATTGATTTTATCTGTGTTGGTTGCTCTTTTCTCGATTAAAAATGTACAAGGAAACGCAAGGGTTGTGAATTATGCAGGGGTTGTTCGTGGAGCTTCTCAGATGCTTGTAAAACAAGAGCTTTCTGGTATGCAGGATGATGCATTGATAAAACGTCTGGATAAACTTATTCTTGGTTTACAAAAGGGTGATGATGAGAATGATTTGATTTGTTTAGATGATAAGGATTTCCAACAGCAGCTGCTTGTGGTAGATGAATTATGGAAACAGATCAAAGCGGAAATCAATCTGGTACGCAAGGGAGAAGATAAGCAACAATTGTTCACTTTAAGTGAACAGTTTTTCACAGAAACAAACGCTGCTGTAAATGCGGCAGAAGTATACACAGAAAGAACCGTACGACGAGCAATGCATGGATTGATTATCTTAATCAGTATATGTCTTTTTATTGCGGCATTAATTGCGATTTATACATCAAAAGTCACAAAACAAAAGATGGAAGTTGAGAAAGCAGAAGAAGAGAATCGTAAAAAACGCGAATATTTATCAATGATGGCAGATCAGTTACAAGCACCGTTAAATGAGATATCTGAACTGCTTTATGTAAGTGATATAGAAACTTATGAATTGTTATTTTTGAATCAAGCAGGACAGGAAACATTTCATGCAAATGATTTCTATGGTAAAAAGTGCTATGAAGTGTTGCAGGGAAGAACAAGTCCCTGCCCATTCTGTACAAATCCATTATTGAAAGAAAATGAAATTTATTCATGGGAAATTGATAATCCCATCACTAATAAGCATTATATGTTGAAGGATCGTAAGATTTTATGGGATGAACGTATTGCACGTTTAGAAATTGCCTTTGATATGACAAAGCTTGAAAATGAAAAAAACGAGTTACAGAGAACGTTGGAAGCACAACAGATCATCGTAGAATGTATCCATATTTTATATGATATTCATGATATCAATCAGAGTATCAATATTGTTTTAGAAAAAATTGGTAATTATTTATGTGCTGATCGTGTTTATTTAGTCAGCCTAAAAGGTGAATTAGTCAATAAGGATTGGGAATGGTGTAAGTCTGGGGTAGGCTCTATACTGGATTTAAAAGATTTACCATTTGCTGTAATTGAACGCTGGTTAAGATCTTTTAAAGAACGAAATTATATGATATTAAATAATATAGAAGAATTAAAGGAAAACTCAAAAGAAGAATATGAACTGTTAAAAACCAATAATATTTATCGTCTGGTTTCATCTCCATTGAAAAGCAATGGACAGATTGCAGGCATCATTGGTGTAGATAATCCACCGATTGAGAAAATACAGAATATTGCGTCTTTATTAGAAACGTTATGTTATTTCATTAGTTTATCAATTAAGCGAAATCAGGCAGAAGAAGAATTATCACGCTTAAGCTATCATGATACTTTAACATCTTTTTATAACCGTAATCGTTATATTGAAGACATTGAACAATTTAAACATCAACAGATAACGATGGGATTAGTTTTCTTAGATATCAATGGATTAAAGGATATCAATGATATGTATGGACATGCAAAGGGTGATGAAATTATCATTCAGGCAGCTGCTTATATGAAAGAAGTATTTGTGAAAGCTAGAATTTATCGTATTGGTGGAGACGAATTTGTGATTATTTATCGAAATATTGAGGAAGCGATTTTCTATCAGAAAATAAAGGAAATGCGGGAAAAGATACAGGAAAATGATATGCTTCAGATAGCGTTGGGTGCGATATGGTTCAAGGAGCCTGCCCAGCTTGATAAAATGATTGCGGCAGCTGATGCAGCAATGTATAAAGATAAACGAGAGTATTATGATCATCATAAGAGCTCAAAACGATATCGTCATTATGAGGAAAATAAGTGA
- a CDS encoding cache domain-containing protein has translation MNKEKFHYKKNTGFFIIILLFVIAFLGIGAYRVKDNVIAQINDTSYDYLLSTTEIVESKVVSSLEKDVQKLNYLSESILFDHNTLKYALKEFTRNNDLYSTFYLDMDGKGINHNDDTIDFSYIKNEETAISKGESSISPAYMNEAGDTIVLIQTPVYRNNVQKGALYCEVMVQRYYTNELFAFQEGKGRTFIVNSEDGAWLLKSPASDMIKLNDDGLYATIKENGNNDSTVKQLKDSIAKQKTGVFEIQGNDATLILCTTPVHEINDWQIVTIMRADMFATQIAQVERNTVFIVVLLIAMILVSIITIYLIFHGQRKKYRDQLENQYQMEKDAIEMMNREIIMRNCDFSVCVDLDEALCSVKIYHDNNEKANLFHDTYDQALRAYSKEIYMDDVDEFIETFTLSSLKKAYHEHKEIKHIHYRIMSDETLWYECYSTCYHQKDHHYVYLFHRNISQEMKQQIQLIQEKYH, from the coding sequence ATGAATAAGGAGAAGTTTCATTATAAGAAGAACACAGGATTTTTTATCATCATTCTGCTTTTCGTCATCGCTTTTCTTGGTATAGGAGCTTATCGGGTAAAGGATAATGTGATTGCGCAGATCAATGATACTTCTTATGATTATCTGTTAAGTACAACGGAAATCGTAGAAAGTAAAGTGGTCAGTTCATTAGAAAAAGATGTACAGAAATTGAATTATCTTTCAGAGTCAATTCTTTTTGATCACAATACATTGAAATATGCTTTAAAAGAATTTACACGTAATAATGATTTATATAGTACCTTCTATCTGGATATGGATGGGAAGGGAATTAACCATAATGATGATACCATCGATTTCAGTTATATCAAAAATGAAGAAACAGCGATTTCCAAAGGGGAAAGCAGTATATCACCTGCGTATATGAATGAGGCAGGAGATACGATTGTGTTGATTCAGACACCAGTATATCGAAATAATGTACAAAAAGGTGCTTTATATTGTGAAGTTATGGTTCAGCGTTACTATACCAATGAGTTATTTGCTTTCCAGGAAGGAAAGGGAAGAACCTTTATTGTGAATAGTGAAGATGGTGCCTGGTTATTAAAAAGTCCTGCATCAGATATGATCAAATTAAATGATGATGGTCTTTATGCAACCATCAAGGAAAATGGAAATAATGACTCCACTGTGAAGCAGTTAAAAGACAGTATTGCCAAACAGAAAACCGGTGTATTTGAAATCCAGGGAAATGATGCGACATTGATTCTTTGTACAACACCGGTACATGAAATTAACGACTGGCAGATTGTGACAATTATGCGTGCGGATATGTTTGCGACACAGATTGCACAGGTTGAGAGAAATACGGTTTTTATAGTGGTTTTATTAATTGCTATGATACTTGTATCCATCATTACTATCTATTTAATTTTCCATGGTCAAAGAAAGAAATATCGAGATCAGTTAGAAAACCAATACCAGATGGAAAAAGACGCTATAGAAATGATGAATCGTGAGATTATTATGCGCAACTGTGATTTTTCTGTATGTGTTGATTTAGATGAAGCATTATGTAGTGTAAAGATTTACCATGATAACAATGAAAAAGCAAATCTTTTTCATGATACATATGATCAGGCACTGCGTGCTTATAGTAAGGAAATTTATATGGATGATGTAGATGAATTTATTGAAACATTTACTTTATCTTCTCTGAAAAAAGCCTATCATGAACATAAAGAAATCAAGCATATACATTATCGGATCATGTCAGATGAAACCCTCTGGTATGAATGTTATAGTACATGTTATCATCAAAAAGATCATCATTATGTTTACCTGTTCCATCGTAACATCAGTCAGGAAATGAAACAACAAATACAATTGATTCAGGAAAAATATCACTAA
- a CDS encoding EAL domain-containing protein → MNNNQKQFAFKKQIWTFIGALVIVICITMGLSYTYLKNTNHEIFMDATKHLQDMNQRVVELLDLQMENDLDVLAHVAQTYQIDQMNEKILSSVQQNDFIMVTAVNDEGKFYTDFHQKISTKELFDTLKKDKQPHIYNNTFTVDEGLVYVYPMMDKKGEVNGAIIAITDFSKGTAKLCESYNNEDMFLHVMERDGTFVIKSKQEGVIINSNNMYYSLNEQTELEESDITDLKKALSDNQSVVVEIKFKNNVEKLASYTPMKLGNLYAVLVIDRTAAISDTFHTIFDESLRNTIIIFILMLIIWSALFYNYYTNNHRLFNIAYMDPVTKGYNTTRFYNEAEIKIKAHPSNYYSMIIIDIQHFKYINETFGTSRGNKMLKHVYKNIEQQLLPDELMCRSFADKFLLLVKTQSDQEILNKMDQISHSINAFNEGLEEKYYLVLSAGVYIIDNPQMSIYLIQDRANTARRNEKGAKGTFLYKCMFFSDLERIRMHREKDLENRMEESLANHEFEVFIQPKANLKESRIDGGEALVRWRAKDGSLIPPNEFIPVFEKDGFIIKLDLYVFEKVCQYLRNWMDTGITPVPISVNLSRVHLNDADFIRPYQELQEKYKIPTGLLEIELTESMFTENMKIVTDAVNKIHDAGFMCSLDDFGSGYSSLNMLIDVNVDTIKLDKAFFRSDNLDDPKEKTVISSVIDMANKLKLSTVSEGIETIEQFKILQKMNCDIIQGYVVSKPIPEEQFKELLKHPQIHISDEESYGKE, encoded by the coding sequence ATGAATAATAATCAAAAGCAGTTTGCGTTCAAAAAGCAAATATGGACATTTATTGGTGCATTGGTAATCGTGATATGTATTACAATGGGTTTAAGCTATACATACCTGAAAAATACAAACCATGAGATTTTTATGGACGCTACAAAACACTTACAGGATATGAATCAACGTGTAGTAGAGCTGTTAGATTTACAAATGGAAAATGATCTGGATGTGTTGGCCCATGTAGCACAAACTTATCAAATTGATCAAATGAATGAAAAGATATTATCCAGTGTACAACAAAATGATTTTATCATGGTCACTGCTGTCAATGATGAAGGAAAATTCTATACGGATTTTCATCAAAAGATATCCACCAAAGAACTTTTTGATACATTAAAAAAAGATAAACAGCCACATATCTACAACAATACCTTTACTGTTGATGAAGGACTGGTGTATGTATATCCAATGATGGATAAAAAAGGAGAAGTCAACGGGGCCATTATTGCGATTACGGATTTTTCAAAAGGAACTGCAAAATTATGTGAGTCATATAATAATGAAGATATGTTTTTACATGTGATGGAACGTGATGGTACTTTTGTGATCAAGTCTAAACAAGAAGGTGTCATAATCAATTCTAACAATATGTATTATTCCTTAAATGAACAAACCGAATTGGAAGAAAGTGATATTACAGATTTAAAAAAGGCACTTTCTGATAATCAAAGCGTAGTGGTGGAGATAAAGTTTAAAAACAATGTAGAAAAACTGGCTTCTTATACACCGATGAAACTGGGAAATTTATATGCAGTGCTAGTAATTGATCGTACAGCTGCGATATCTGATACTTTCCATACAATCTTTGATGAATCGTTACGCAATACTATTATTATTTTCATTTTGATGCTGATAATCTGGTCTGCCTTATTTTATAATTATTATACCAATAATCACAGACTGTTTAACATCGCATATATGGATCCTGTGACAAAGGGATACAATACCACACGTTTTTATAATGAAGCAGAAATAAAAATTAAAGCACATCCGAGTAATTATTATTCCATGATCATAATTGATATCCAGCATTTTAAATATATCAATGAAACTTTTGGCACAAGTCGTGGAAATAAGATGTTAAAGCATGTATATAAGAATATTGAACAACAGCTGTTACCTGATGAATTGATGTGTCGAAGTTTTGCGGATAAATTCTTATTGCTTGTGAAAACGCAGAGTGATCAGGAAATATTAAATAAAATGGATCAGATTTCCCATAGCATTAATGCTTTCAATGAGGGATTGGAAGAAAAATATTATCTGGTATTAAGCGCAGGTGTATATATTATTGATAACCCACAAATGTCCATCTATCTGATTCAGGATCGGGCAAATACAGCCCGTCGTAATGAAAAAGGTGCGAAAGGAACGTTCTTATATAAATGCATGTTTTTCTCTGATTTGGAGCGTATTCGTATGCATAGAGAAAAAGATTTGGAGAATCGTATGGAGGAATCTTTGGCTAATCATGAATTTGAAGTATTTATTCAGCCAAAGGCGAATCTAAAAGAATCCCGTATTGATGGTGGGGAAGCACTTGTACGCTGGCGGGCAAAAGATGGTTCACTGATTCCACCAAATGAATTTATCCCGGTATTTGAAAAAGACGGCTTCATCATTAAATTAGATTTATATGTTTTTGAAAAAGTATGTCAATATTTAAGAAACTGGATGGATACAGGTATTACCCCTGTACCGATTTCCGTAAATCTTTCACGTGTTCATTTAAATGATGCTGACTTTATCCGGCCATATCAAGAACTACAGGAAAAGTATAAAATACCAACAGGACTGTTAGAAATAGAATTAACAGAATCCATGTTCACAGAAAATATGAAGATTGTGACAGATGCGGTAAATAAAATTCATGATGCTGGCTTCATGTGTTCGCTGGATGATTTTGGCAGTGGCTATTCTTCATTGAATATGTTGATTGATGTAAATGTAGATACAATCAAACTGGATAAAGCATTCTTCCGTTCCGATAATCTAGATGATCCAAAAGAGAAAACCGTCATTTCCTCTGTCATTGACATGGCGAATAAATTAAAGCTTTCTACCGTATCAGAAGGCATTGAAACAATTGAACAGTTTAAAATTCTTCAGAAGATGAATTGTGACATCATTCAGGGATATGTAGTATCAAAACCAATTCCAGAAGAACAGTTTAAAGAGTTGTTAAAACATCCACAAATTCATATCAGTGATGAAGAATCATATGGAAAGGAGTAG
- a CDS encoding carbohydrate ABC transporter substrate-binding protein, with the protein MLNKKRGLLSMLCIGALLLGGCNSEKQGLKKEYDTQKEVTLTMFEIDVLNSKVWNDALLAKDDSKIHIIERTASYYSKDGEKEDYRSYLDTQLKQDNDIDLYVVLDEDIKKLGDAGLFTDLSDLEGIDNLTKTALNTATYNDKIFAVPLVYAAYGMYWNVDVLNQYGLSVPKNQKEMLSVFETLKKNGITPYVGNKGYGLTVPAMVSGLSQVYTSDKKDQLLNDLKDGKTPISTYMKDGFDLLELFIDKGYMDKKYALEKTPDESLADFKAGHGVCIAASSNYDMSDITFHYEMTSANVLADGGGFVVTSARKFAINPSSKQIEYAKEALSYILKEDNMMQIAKELKALPPVETDQMDFSYMGNERKDAIHDIYHGITIPMEDTSLPFGEWEVIRNLGREMLEGKSSKDVCKEYDQIQQDAIKTEKE; encoded by the coding sequence ATGTTGAACAAAAAGCGTGGTTTGCTTAGTATGCTCTGTATAGGTGCGTTATTGCTTGGTGGATGTAATAGTGAAAAACAGGGACTAAAAAAAGAATACGATACACAAAAAGAAGTAACATTGACGATGTTTGAAATAGACGTATTAAACAGTAAAGTATGGAATGATGCACTGTTAGCGAAAGATGATTCTAAAATCCATATTATCGAACGTACAGCTAGCTATTATTCCAAAGATGGAGAAAAAGAAGACTATCGTTCCTACTTGGATACCCAGTTAAAACAAGACAATGATATTGATTTATATGTTGTGCTGGATGAAGATATCAAAAAGCTGGGAGATGCTGGATTATTCACAGATCTAAGTGATCTGGAAGGCATTGATAACTTAACCAAAACGGCTTTGAATACGGCAACGTACAATGATAAAATATTCGCCGTTCCACTAGTTTATGCAGCATATGGAATGTATTGGAATGTGGATGTGTTAAATCAATATGGACTAAGTGTCCCAAAAAATCAAAAAGAAATGTTGTCTGTATTTGAAACATTAAAGAAAAATGGCATTACTCCATACGTTGGAAATAAAGGTTATGGATTAACCGTACCTGCCATGGTAAGTGGATTATCACAAGTGTATACTTCCGATAAAAAAGATCAGCTCTTAAATGATTTAAAAGATGGGAAAACACCTATCAGTACTTATATGAAAGATGGATTTGATTTACTGGAACTGTTTATAGATAAAGGATATATGGATAAAAAGTATGCGTTGGAAAAAACACCTGATGAATCTTTAGCTGATTTTAAAGCCGGGCATGGCGTTTGTATTGCGGCATCCTCCAACTATGATATGAGTGATATTACTTTCCATTATGAAATGACGAGCGCCAATGTGTTGGCTGATGGAGGAGGATTTGTTGTGACAAGTGCCAGAAAGTTTGCCATCAATCCTTCAAGTAAACAAATTGAATATGCAAAAGAAGCATTAAGTTATATTTTAAAAGAAGATAATATGATGCAGATTGCCAAAGAATTAAAAGCTTTGCCACCAGTTGAAACAGATCAAATGGATTTCTCTTATATGGGAAATGAAAGAAAAGATGCAATTCATGATATTTATCATGGCATCACGATCCCGATGGAAGATACCAGTTTGCCATTTGGTGAATGGGAAGTCATACGAAATCTGGGAAGAGAAATGCTGGAAGGAAAATCTTCAAAAGACGTGTGTAAAGAATATGATCAAATACAACAGGATGCTATCAAAACAGAAAAGGAATAA
- a CDS encoding TIGR02452 family protein yields the protein MKRNELSTIAQQTLDCFRQGYYLYHEQKIDLKEKHAHSLDVCRLISVSQSEQLQFPLTKPLAGKITIENIDIIQAITRTNQKYGVLNFASAYHPGGGFLNGSLAQEESLCFGSNLYVTQLRFQKEFYDYHQSIKTKCYSDTMIYSPDVVYIRDEQYAYLPEPKLADIITSPAVNLGVALSRGEDEEACYRMMKTRMRKILMLFHEMGNTHIILGAFGCGVFRNDPKRIAQIWKELLIDEDMKSGFHEILFAVYDKSKTQNNIQAFTSVFGQAA from the coding sequence ATGAAAAGAAATGAATTAAGTACGATTGCCCAACAGACATTAGACTGTTTCAGGCAGGGGTATTATTTATATCATGAACAAAAAATTGACTTGAAAGAAAAGCATGCCCATAGTCTGGATGTATGCAGATTAATATCTGTATCACAAAGTGAACAGTTACAGTTCCCTTTAACAAAACCACTTGCTGGAAAGATTACAATTGAAAACATTGATATCATTCAGGCAATTACTAGAACAAATCAAAAATACGGTGTATTGAATTTCGCCAGTGCCTATCATCCTGGTGGTGGATTTTTAAATGGTTCACTAGCACAGGAGGAAAGTTTATGTTTTGGCAGTAATCTGTATGTAACACAGCTTCGTTTTCAAAAAGAATTTTATGACTATCATCAATCCATTAAGACAAAATGTTACAGTGATACCATGATTTATTCCCCGGATGTTGTCTATATCCGTGATGAACAATATGCGTATTTACCAGAACCAAAGTTAGCGGATATCATTACCAGTCCTGCAGTAAATCTTGGCGTTGCATTGTCACGAGGGGAAGATGAAGAAGCATGTTATCGGATGATGAAAACCAGAATGCGAAAGATTTTGATGTTGTTTCATGAAATGGGAAATACACATATCATCTTAGGTGCATTTGGTTGTGGGGTATTTCGCAATGATCCCAAACGAATTGCGCAGATATGGAAAGAATTATTAATAGATGAAGATATGAAATCAGGTTTTCATGAAATCTTGTTTGCGGTATATGATAAAAGTAAAACGCAAAACAATATTCAGGCATTTACATCTGTTTTTGGGCAAGCAGCATGA
- a CDS encoding GNAT family N-acetyltransferase: MNILKTKRLSIRKPCDEDVDAIYEIQNTPYVLRYNGLKEMNKKQIHTMLMDKDEPVYMLEMVNSQKVIGAIFVERDSLRYGAKACSLSCYLEEAYAHQGYMKEAMTALIHHIFYDDEMDVISVRVLCENTASMHLVEALGFQKEGVIRRCLKGYQGIVYDDMIYSILKEEYVSG, translated from the coding sequence ATGAATATATTAAAAACAAAACGCTTATCTATCAGAAAGCCATGTGATGAGGATGTTGATGCAATTTATGAAATACAAAACACGCCTTATGTATTACGTTATAATGGTTTAAAAGAAATGAATAAAAAACAAATTCACACCATGTTGATGGATAAAGATGAACCAGTGTATATGTTAGAAATGGTCAATTCACAAAAAGTTATTGGGGCAATTTTTGTGGAACGTGATAGTCTTCGATATGGCGCGAAAGCATGTAGTTTATCCTGTTACTTAGAAGAAGCATATGCACATCAGGGATATATGAAAGAGGCAATGACAGCATTGATACATCATATCTTTTATGATGATGAAATGGATGTGATATCTGTAAGGGTATTATGTGAAAATACGGCTTCTATGCATTTGGTAGAAGCTTTGGGATTTCAAAAAGAAGGTGTCATCCGCAGATGTTTAAAAGGATATCAGGGAATTGTGTATGATGATATGATTTATAGTATTTTAAAAGAAGAATACGTTTCAGGGTAA
- a CDS encoding AraC family transcriptional regulator: MKQQKDWFTGIDYYDQYKEKEIQVIHTMIKKDIPLHRHIQAELWYVLNGKGDICINGEHFPLEKDTFLCMYPYHLYEASIISSVEVVIIRFYIGVFMHMIWEKHERGKNAQLVYETRPYMKCEEPYIKKCIMRLCKEQQEKQFGAKNLILYLTMEIHMLFCRYALSSKNKQTHDEIWKAIQHILCAPASDVSLQDIADKINRNPHYVNQMIKERCGYTLKELTQYGKVINACALLHFEELSISYISDLMNFDSTATFYRVFESYTGMHPLQYRKEHIMDELHIYEHQDLFLKIEQYLYLHFFQAVTIESLAVALDTTPHAISQLLKESYDTSFYQELQRIRIHFAKALLKATDMQITHIALDCGFESMMTFQRAFQKAVGCTPSAYRNLQK; the protein is encoded by the coding sequence ATGAAACAACAAAAGGATTGGTTTACAGGCATTGATTATTATGATCAATATAAAGAAAAAGAAATTCAGGTCATACATACCATGATCAAAAAAGATATTCCCTTACATCGACATATACAGGCAGAACTTTGGTATGTATTGAATGGAAAAGGGGATATCTGTATCAATGGGGAACACTTTCCATTAGAAAAAGATACATTTTTATGTATGTATCCTTATCATCTATATGAAGCATCCATTATTTCATCCGTAGAAGTCGTGATCATCCGTTTTTATATCGGGGTGTTTATGCATATGATCTGGGAGAAGCATGAACGTGGCAAAAATGCACAGTTGGTATATGAAACAAGACCATATATGAAATGTGAGGAGCCATATATCAAAAAATGTATTATGCGACTTTGTAAGGAACAGCAGGAAAAACAATTTGGCGCTAAGAATCTGATTTTATATCTAACCATGGAAATCCATATGCTGTTTTGCCGCTATGCCTTATCATCAAAAAATAAACAAACACATGATGAAATCTGGAAAGCCATTCAACATATTCTGTGTGCACCGGCAAGTGATGTATCACTACAGGATATCGCAGATAAAATCAATCGCAATCCCCATTATGTAAATCAAATGATCAAAGAACGCTGTGGATATACATTAAAAGAACTGACCCAGTATGGCAAGGTAATCAACGCCTGTGCTTTACTGCATTTTGAAGAATTATCAATATCTTATATTTCAGATTTAATGAATTTTGACAGTACAGCTACATTCTATCGTGTATTTGAAAGCTATACTGGTATGCATCCCTTACAATATCGAAAAGAACATATCATGGATGAATTGCATATCTATGAGCATCAGGATTTATTTTTGAAAATTGAACAGTATTTATACCTGCATTTTTTCCAAGCTGTCACAATAGAATCTTTAGCAGTTGCTTTAGATACCACTCCACATGCCATATCACAATTGTTGAAGGAAAGCTATGACACAAGTTTTTATCAGGAATTACAACGTATCCGTATCCACTTTGCGAAAGCATTACTAAAAGCTACGGATATGCAGATTACCCATATCGCCTTAGATTGTGGATTTGAGAGTATGATGACATTTCAGCGAGCTTTTCAAAAAGCTGTTGGCTGTACGCCCAGTGCCTATCGAAATCTACAAAAATGA